From a region of the candidate division KSB1 bacterium genome:
- the ychF gene encoding redox-regulated ATPase YchF: MLVGMVGLPLSGKTTLFNALTGSRVQVDHFGGRRETHRAVVQVPDPRLEKLAEIFQPEKVTPATVEYVDTAGVQESARAARGLDDELLGYLRTVDEILLVLRAFRNPNVPHPRGDVDPLRDAEQLQEDLLLSDLAIVEARIARLEKSIPKTHSEAEIFEQQILRRFLQTLEEGKPLRCLSLEPEEKRAIRGYGFLTLKPTMFVLNLDESDMARGPELARSAEALARFPATSVQALCAQIEMEIAQLDPADRKAFLDDLGLEEPAMSRLIRASYDLLGLVTFFTYESREVRAWTIPQGTPARRAAGTIHSDMERGFIRAEVVSYEDLVRCGSIARCRESGALRLEGKDYVVQDGDVITFRFAS; the protein is encoded by the coding sequence ATGCTCGTCGGGATGGTAGGGTTACCCCTTTCCGGCAAGACGACCCTTTTCAACGCCCTCACCGGGAGCCGCGTTCAGGTGGATCACTTTGGGGGGCGTCGGGAGACGCACCGAGCCGTCGTGCAGGTCCCCGACCCCCGCCTGGAGAAATTGGCCGAGATCTTCCAGCCGGAGAAGGTGACCCCCGCCACCGTTGAGTACGTGGACACCGCGGGCGTCCAGGAGTCCGCCCGCGCCGCCAGGGGCTTGGACGATGAGCTTCTCGGCTACCTGCGCACCGTGGACGAGATCCTGCTGGTCCTGCGGGCCTTCCGGAATCCGAACGTGCCCCATCCCCGGGGCGACGTCGATCCCCTGCGCGACGCCGAACAGCTTCAGGAGGACCTGCTGCTTTCCGACCTGGCAATTGTCGAGGCACGTATCGCTCGCCTCGAGAAGTCCATCCCCAAGACCCACAGCGAGGCCGAGATCTTCGAGCAGCAGATCCTCCGACGCTTCCTCCAGACGCTGGAGGAGGGAAAGCCCCTGCGCTGCCTGTCCCTCGAGCCGGAGGAAAAAAGAGCCATCCGCGGCTACGGATTCCTCACGCTCAAGCCTACCATGTTCGTGCTGAACCTTGACGAGTCGGACATGGCCCGTGGTCCGGAGCTGGCTCGATCCGCCGAGGCCCTCGCCCGCTTTCCCGCCACCTCCGTGCAGGCTTTGTGCGCCCAAATCGAGATGGAAATTGCGCAGCTGGACCCGGCCGACCGCAAGGCTTTCCTCGACGATCTTGGCCTTGAGGAGCCGGCCATGTCGCGGCTCATCCGCGCCTCCTATGACCTCCTGGGGCTGGTCACGTTCTTCACCTATGAGTCGCGCGAGGTGCGGGCCTGGACGATTCCCCAGGGCACGCCGGCGCGCCGCGCGGCGGGGACCATCCACAGCGATATGGAACGAGGATTCATCCGTGCCGAGGTCGTCTCGTACGAGGACCTCGTC